The following proteins are co-located in the Pyricularia oryzae 70-15 chromosome 1, whole genome shotgun sequence genome:
- a CDS encoding cutinase: protein MTIVFARGTTERGNVGTVVGPPLLDAVKQLSNGLDVNMQGVDYPADVRGFMQGGDPQGSARMMGKTPKNRAGIIKALAADCPNTGIIISGYSQGAQLMHNAADQLDPASASHITAAVAFGDPLNGQGVTGVDTSRVLVICHDRDNICEGGAQIRQAHLTYGQDVGKAASFIMQAAAAGQGAGQGGVEAPGAGAAAGAN from the exons ATGACTATCGTCTTTGCCCGCGGCACCACAGAGAGAGGCAACGTCGGCACCGTCGTGGGCCCCCCTCTACTCGATGCCGTCAAGCAGCTGTCCAATGGGCTCGACGTCAACATGCAGGGAGTGGATTATCCTGCCGACGTACGGGGCTTCATGCAAGGCGGTGACCCACAGGGCAGCGCAAGAAT GATGGgcaaaacacccaaaaacagGGCGGGCATCATCAAGGCCCTCGCGGCAGACTGCCCCAACACGGGCATCATAATTTCCGGCTACTCCCAGGGCGCGCAGCTGATGCACAACGCGGCGGACCAGCTCGAtcccgcctcggcctcgcaCATCACAGCGGCCGTCGCGTTCGGCGACCCGTTGAACGGGCAGGGGGTGACCGGGGTAGACACGTCCCGGGTCCTTGTTATATGCCATGACCGTGACAACATCTGCGAAGGTGGCGCCCAGATCCGCCAGGCACACCTCACCTATGGACAGGATGTAGGCAAGGCGGCCAGCTTCATCATGCaggcggccgccgctgggCAGGGTGCTGGCCAGGGCGGAGTGGAGGCCCCCGGcgccggtgctgctgctggcgccaACTAA
- a CDS encoding HhH-GPD family base excision DNA repair protein, protein MIRGRVLMARVTRSTAAKAKAGLDTPIKTEQPTQPTGRKRVASKTATDQPNGSRKKAKVEAVKTESAAAKLERLDDDHDVLSKIPTAPIASTSPSTSSTLASRKLKQYYGGDASKLGPFPNFPHPTPAECKRAHRILAKLHGARKRPTVPLTAGPAGRAGCGDAPSVLDALVRTILSQNTSDSNSARAKRSMDRAYGGRHDNWPAVVAGGVGKLEEAIRCGGLSVVKSRVIMSILETCAQRYGSYSLDHLREASDEEAMREMLAFKGVGPKTASCVLLFCLGRESFAVDTHVHRLTGMLGWRPAGTSREEAHLHLDARIPDEDKYGLHVLLITHGKRCAECKAGGKSSGKCELRRALREKDEGFKEEDTDSEEKPAKVEEDS, encoded by the coding sequence ATGATCCGCGGGCGAGTTCTCATGGCTCGTGTCACCAGATCGACCGCCGCAAAGGCGAAAGCTGGCCTTGACACCCCCATCAAAACGGAGCAACCAACACAGCCGACAGGAAGGAAGCGAGTTGCCAGCAAGACAGCCACGGATCAACCGAATGGCAGTAGGAAGAAAGCCAAGGTGGAAGCAGTAAAGACAGAGTCGGCTGCGGCCAAGCTGGAACGCCTCGACGATGACCACGACGTGCTCTCCAAAATCCCAACTGCGCCGATCGCTTCCACCTCACCCAGCACAAGCTCAACCCTCGCATCACGCAAGCTCAAGCAGTACTACGGCGGCGACGCCAGCAAGCTCGGCCCATTCCCCAACTTCCCCCACCCCACGCCAGCGGAATGCAAGCGCGCCCACCGCATCCTCGCCAAGCTGCACGGCGCCCGCAAGCGGCCCACCGTGCCGCTGACGGCCGGTCCCGCGGGGCGGGCGGGGTGCGGCGACGCGCCGTCGGTGCTGGACGCGCTGGTGCGGACGATCCTGAGCCAGAACACGTCCGACTCCAACTCGGCGCGGGCGAAACGGTCGATGGACCGGGCGTACGGCGGGCGGCACGACAACTggccggcggtggtggcgggcGGGGTGGGCAAGCTCGAGGAGGCGATCCGGTGCGGCGGGCTCAGCGTGGTCAAGAGCCGCGTCATCATGTCGATCCTCGAGACGTGCGCGCAGCGGTACGGCTCCTACTCGCTCGACCACCTGCGCGAGGccagcgacgaggaggccaTGCGGGAGATGCTGGCGTTCAAGGGCGTCGGGCCCAAGACGGCCAGCTGCGTGCTGCTTTTCTGCCTCGGCAGGGAGAGCTTTGCCGTCGACACGCACGTCCACCGTCTGACGGGCATGCTGGGCTGGAGACCGGCCGGGACGAGTCGGGAAGAGGCCCATTTGCACCTCGACGCGAGGATTCCGGACGAGGACAAGTACGGGCTGCACGTGCTACTGATCACCCATGGGAAAAGGTGTGCCGAGTGCAAGGCGGGTGGGAAGAGTTCTGGAAAGTGTGAGCTGAGAAGAGCTTTGAGGGAGAAGGACGAGGGGTTCAAGGAAGAGGACACCGACAGCGAAGAGAAGCCTGCAAAAGTAGAGGAGGATTCATGA
- a CDS encoding phosphoribulokinase/uridine kinase, translated as MDPQEVTGLAKKVWARYKLAEPTKRILIGIAGIPGAGKTTLARRVVDELKAIQLAEDGTADGEFVTDIPMDGYHLTRAQLAAMPDPEMAIHRRGAAFTFDGEGFLALLQKLSLPVEEDSGAQGTVTIYAPSFDHAVKDPVADSIPISPKMRIVIIEGNYLALDREPWKSAASLLDEIWFANVDREVARERLAKRHVEAGIVPDEEAARERIRTTDFLNADDIEQNLLPVSERVRCG; from the exons ATGGACCCCCAAGAGGTCACGGGACTGGCCAAAAAAGTCTGGG CCAGATACAAGCTGGCCGAGCCGACCAAGCGAATCCTCatcggcatcgcgggcatTCCCGGCGCCGGCAAGACCACCTTGGCGCGCCGCGTGGTCGATGAGCTGAAAGCAATCCAGCTCGCCGAGGATGGGACGGCAGACGGCGAATTCGTAACCGACATCCCCATGGACGGTTACCATCTCACGCGCGCACAGCTGGCCGCAATGCCGGACCCCGAGATGGCAATCCACCGCCGCGGCGCCGCCTTCACCTTTGACGGCGAGGGCTTCCTTGCGTTGCTGCAGAAGCTATCTCTCCCGGTCGAGGAGGATTCTGGGGCGCAGGGCACGGTGACGATCTATGCGCCCAGCTTTGACCACGCCGTCAAGGATCCTGTCGCCGACAGCATTCCCATCTCCCCCAAGATGcgcatcgtcatcatcgagGGCAACTACCTGGCGCTTGACAGAGAGCCGTGGAAGTCTGCCGCCTCGCTGCTTGACGAGATATGGTTTGCCAATGTCGATCGGGAGGTTGCGAGGGAGAGGCTGGCCAAGAGGCACGTCGAGGCTGGGATTGTACccgacgaggaggccgccaggGAGAGGATCAGGACCACTGACTTCCTCAACGCGGATGACATTGAACAAAATTTGCTGCCGGTGAGCGAAAGGGTCAGGTGCGGCTGA
- a CDS encoding leucoanthocyanidin reductase, producing the protein MDPRSREVHLVTGGNGYIGLHVVTALLSKGFIVHTTVRSNKFKKVAALYALRDRHQPGRLQIFHADLLRPGSFTKAMKGCTVVHHIASPFLLPEDIKDGETQCIIPAVEGARNVLASVNETYSVKRVVFMSSVGAIYGDSRDVIEYMDGTLTEEYWNETSTSHHYPFHYSKVLAEKEAWMISKEQSRWDMVVICPGLALGPSLSQDGSDSGSVVLMNRIFGGQLFFGAPNLHLPVVDVREVATAHVQAADLPWASGRYILAATETRSLGDIARICRRQKGASRLIPTHKVPDFLLRICAPWIRLSQYWLSRNLGVGFSLDNSRSYKDLGIDYRPLEETIADHFVVWKEAKLARR; encoded by the exons ATGGATCCACGAAGCAGAGAAGTCCATCTCGTCACGGGCGGCAATGGCTACATTGGCCTCCATGTGGTCACCGCACTGCTGAGCAAAGGCTTCATAGTGCACACGACGGTGCGCAGCAACAAGTTCAAAAAGGTCGCGGCCCTCTATGCGCTGCGGGACAGGCACCAGCCCGGACGACTGCAGATCTTCCACGCAGATCTGCTCAGGCCCGGCAGCTTCACAAAGGCCATGAAGGGCTGCACCGTCGTGCACCACATCGCCTCCCCGTTTCTGCTACCCGAAGATATCAAGGATGGCGAGACGCAATGCATAATACCGGCGGTCGAAGGGGCCCGCAACGTCCTGGCTAGCGTAAATGAGACCTATTCGGTTAAgcgtgtggtttttatgtcTTCAG TCGGCGCAATCTACGGTGATTCCAGAGATGTTATCGAGTATATGGACGGCACGCTTACTGAGGAATATTGGAACGAAACTAGCACCAGTCACCATTACCCCTTTCATTACTCCAAGGTCTTGGCCGAGAAGGAAGCTTGGATGATCTCCAAAGAGCAGAGCCGTTGGGACATGGTGGTCATATGTCCAGGTCTAGCTCTGGGCCCATCGCTATCCCAAGACGGCTCCGACTCGGGCAGCGTGGTTCTGATGAACAGGATATTCGGCGGCCAGTTGTTCTTCGGTGCACCCAACCTCCACCTTCCCGTCGTGGACGTGCGCGAAGTGGCGACCGCGCACGTGCAAGCCGCCGACCTGCCATGGGCGTCCGGACGCTACATCCTGGCCGCGACCGAAACTCGTTCCCTGGGCGATATAGCCAGGATTTGCCGCAGACAAAAGGGAGCTTCGAGACTGATCCCGACGCACAAGGTGCCAGATTTTCTGCTCCGCATCTGCGCCCCCTGGATTCGGCTGTCGCAGTACTGGCTGAGCAGGAACCTGGGCGTCGGCTTTTCGCTCGACAACAGTAGAAGCTACAAGGACTTGGGTATCGACTACCGACCGCTGGAGGAAACGATCGCCGATCACTTCGTGGTGTGGAAGGAGGCCAAGCTGGCGAGGAGATGA